The sequence TGCTGGTGAACATGCTTGAAGCGGTGACTTTGAATCGAAATCACAAAAACCCCGACCTGCAACTGTTTGAGTTTGGGCAGGTGTACCACCGGGAGGGCGACAAAACCCGCGAGTCGTTTAACCTCGCGCTGGTGATGACCGGAAGACGTTTTCCTGAGAGCTGGAATAACCCGGGCGATGAGGTGAGCTACTTTGAGCTGCGAAACATGCTCGACATGTTCTTTCAGCGACTGGGATTGGCACAGCGCTGCCGTTTTACCCACGAGCCTGCCGATTACCTGGCCGAAGGTCAATCCGTGCTTCTCGATGGGCAAAACCTTGGGTATATCGGGCGGGTGAAGGGCGACATCTGTGCGCGATTCGATATTGATCAAGCGGTGTTTTTTGCTGAACTCAACTGGTCTATGCTTCTGTCAAAAGTGGGTGATGGCAAGGTGAAAGTTCAGCCCATCCCGAAATTCCCCGTTGTGCGTCGCGATTTCTCCTTGTTGCTGGATACGGCCATTACCTTTGAGCAGATTGAGCAATTGGCCCGCAAAACCGAGAAAAAGCTGCTGCGCGCAGTAGAGCTTTTTGATGTGTACGAGGGCAAAAACCTGCCCGAAGGGAAAAAATCCTATGCCGTGCGCTTCCTTCTGCGGAGCGATGAGCGAACCCTTACCGATGAAATTGTAGACGGTATCATGGAGCGCATCCGCATGGGATTGGAAAATGAACTCGGGGCCAGCCTCCGCTAACGGTACGCTATGCGTCAGGCGCGAAGAATTGTGTTTTACCTGTTGCAGTTTTGGCTGCACATCGGCTACCGTCTGTATTTCCGGAAGGTGATTTTGATTGATCACAAAAAGGCACCCGATCAAAGACCTATCATCCTGGCACCCAATCACCAAAACTCCTTTCTCGACGCCATGATGACCGCCATTTTTGTGCCGCAGCGCTTTACCTTTCTGGCGCGTGCCGATGTGTTTCGCCACAGGTGGTTTCGCAAGGTGATGTACCTGGTGAGCTGCCTGCCCGCATACCGCCCGAGCGATGGCTTTTCGAGCGTGCGAAACAACGAAGGTACTTTTCAGCAGTGTCAGCGATTGCTCAACGATGACGAGTCGATTCTGATTTTTCCGGAGGGCAACCAGTTTTTTGGCTACAAGCTTCGGCCGCTCAAAAAAGGCCTTGCGCGCATTGCCCTCGAATACACGCAGCGCACCGGTGAAGATCTGCCCGTGGTTCCCGTAGGCCTGCACTTCGAAGAGTACCGGGGCTTTGACAAACGACTGGTGGTGGTGTTTGGCGATTCGCTTTCTACCCTTAACTTTTCCCATACCTATCAGGACAATCCTTCACTCGGTCTTCGTCGCTTTACCGAGGAATTGCAAACCGAGCTGAGCCAGCTTTGCATTTCCAACGATGACCCCGCACAAAAAGAGCTGATTAACCGCTACATTTTTTCGGAAGACCACTACCGCGATGGTCACGAATGGCGCGCCCGTGTAGCGGCCATTCACAACGGCTCATACCTGGATGATACACTGGCCCTTGAGCCACCCAAAAAACAGCCCCTGCATTGGTTGGGAACGCCCGTAGCACTGGCAGCGTGGGTGCTTTTTATTCTGCCCTACCAACTGCACAAATGGCTGACGAGGCTTATCAGTCCGGACGAGTATTTTGCGCCCTCGGTGGATTTTGTGCTCTTTCTCACCATCTTCCCGTGGTACATTTTGATTCTTTCGGCAGTGATTGGCATGTGGCTCAATAGCTGGTTTATCGGTTTGCTGTTCTTCATTGCAGCACCCCTTGCAGGCAAGTATTTCCTTGCGTGGCGGCGGGGAATTTCCGGTCGGTAAAGGCGGTTGGCAGGCCCGGTTGTGCGTGCTATTTTTGCAGCCCGCAAAACGAGAACATGGGTAAACGAAAACTTCAGCATTTTGCCGAGAACAAAACCTTTCGGCACGTAATAGAACCCACGTCGGATGAAATGCTCAACGACCGTTTTGCATTGAAAGGCAAGTGGGGTGAGGAGTTTTTTGGCAACACACATCCCATTGTACTCGAGCTGGGTTGCGGCAAAGGCGAGTACAGCGTGGGCATGGGGCGCAGGTACCCCGAAAAGAACTTTATCGGTGTGGATATCAAAGGCGCCCGCATCTGGAGAGGAGCCAAAACTGTGCAGGAAGATGCCATTCCGAATGTGGCCTTTTTGCGCACCCGCATTGATTTTATCACTTCGGCCTTTGGTCCGGAGGAGGTTTCGGAAATCTGGCTCACCTTTTCCGACCCGATGATCGGACAAAGTGAAAACCGCAGACTCACCTCGCGCATATTTGTGGAGCGCTATCTGAAAATTCTCCGTCCGGGAGGAGTGATTCATCTCAAGAGCGATTCAGACTTTCTCACCGAATACACGCTTGAGCAAACAGAGGAGCACGGTTATCGCCTGCTCGAAGTTTCGCGCGATGTGTACGGCGAAATGGAGCGCTTCAACCCCGAACTTCAGCAACTGCTCAACATCCGCACCCACTACGAAAAGAAGTGGCTGGCCGAGGGAAAGAAAATTAACTACTGCGCCTTTGTACCGTGAAAAGCCCGTCGCACAACGATTTCTTTGAACAAGTCTATGCTGTGGTGCGTTTAATTCCGCACGGTCGTGTTACGAGTTACGGAGCCATTGCAAAGTACCTCGGTGCAGCGCGCTCAAGCAGAATGGTAGGCTGGGCCATGAATGCCTCGCACAGCATGCCCGATGTGCCGGCGCACCGCGTAGTAAACCGCCTGGGCCTCCTTACCGGCAAAATGCACTTCAGCACGCCCTACGAAATGCAGGAACGACTGGAGCAGGAGGGGGTTGAGGTGAAAAACGACCAGGTGCAGCAATTTGACCGTAAATTCTGGGACCCGCAACGCGAACTGGAGCTGTAACATCATCTGAAATCGCCTTTTTTGGCCTACCTTTGTGTACCTATGGAAGTAACCCGTGAAAATCTGCTGAACGCACTCTCCAAAGTGCTTGAGCCCGACCTCAAGAAAGACATTGTGGAGCTGAATCTCGTAAAGGACATTTCCGTTGACGGAAACAAGGTGTCCTTTACCGTTATGGTGAACAACCCCGCCATGCACAGCCGCAAGCGCATGGAAGAAGCCTGTGCTTTTGCCGTGCAGCGCGCATTCGGAAAGGAAGTGGTGGCAGCGGTCCGGGCGGAGGCGCTCCCTGTAAACCGCGACGCGGCATTGCGCAAGGTGCTGCCGGGTGTAACGAACATCATAGCGGTGGCCTCGGGCAAAGGGGGTGTAGGGAAATCTACCATTACCTCCAACCTGGCGGTGGGCCTTGCAGCCCGAGGGTACAAGGTGGGTTTGATTGACGCTGATATCTACGGACCCTCCATGCCCCTGATGCTCGACGTGCAGCACGAACGTCCGCGAACCATCGAAAAAGACGGAAAAACCTATATCGCCCCCATCGAAACCTACGGAGTGAAGGTGCTGTCTATCGGGTTTTTCGCTGAAATCAACCAGGCCATTGTATGGCGGGGCCCCATGGCTACCAAGGCACTCAACCAGATGATTAACGATGTGTGGTGGGGTGATCTGGATTTTATGATTCTCGACCTGCCTCCCGGAACCGGTGATGTGCACCTTACGCTGGTGTCGGGCTTGCCGCTGTCGGGAGCTGTGATTGTGAGTACGCCGCAGGAAGTGGCGCTGGCCGATGCGCGCAAAGGAGTGGATATGTTTCAACTCGACTCCATCAAGGTGCCTGTGCTGGGAATCGTTGAGAACATGGCTTACTTTATACCGCCCGATATGCCCGATAGGAAGTATTACATCTTTGGTCAGGGGGGTGCGCGTGCACTTGCCGAGGACATGGGTCTGCCATTTTTGGGGGAGATTCCGTTGGTGCAGAGCATCCGCGAGGCCGGTGATGTGGGTCGCCCGGCAGTACTGCAGGAGAACACGCCCGTAGCCACTGCATTTGATGCCTTCATCGACCAGTTTATGGTACAGCTTGAACACCGCAACAAACACCTGGAGCCCACATTGCTGGTTCAGGATAAATTTACACCACAATGAGCCTCACCGAAGAAAAAGTGCTTCGCGCCCTAGCGCAGATCCGGCCGTTTCTCGAAAAAGATGGCGGTGATATCTCTTTGGTTGAGATTACCCCCGAAATGGTGGTGCGCGTGAAGCTGCACGGCGCCTGTGAAACCTGTACCATGAGCAATATGACCCTGCGCGCCGGGGTGGAGGAAAACATCCGCAACCTCGCCCCTGAAGTGGTAAGGGTTGAGGCGGTGGAAACGGTGTGAGTGCTTCATGAACAAAACCTTGGTGCCCATGCTTAAGCCCGGTTTCTTGTGGGTGTGGATCATTTCCATTGCATGGGCTTCCTGCCAGTTTAACCAACCACGGGACGCATTTTCCAACGAGCCCGGGTACGATGATATCCGTATAGCCGGAGCCATGCGCAATGTGATGCGCAAAGGAGAGCTCGGGGGTGTGATTCACCTTGATTCCCTGACCAAAGAAGCAGGCTGGTACGGTGTGGGTCCGGTAGAATACCTGCAGGGTGAACTGATGCTTTTTAACGGCGTGGGGTATGTGTCGCGCGTGGCAAGTGATTCGACCATGGTCATGGAAAAAACCGGCGATGTAAAAGCGCCGTTTTTTGTGTACGCCCGGGTGCTGGAGTGGGAGGAAAGAAATT comes from Cryomorphaceae bacterium and encodes:
- a CDS encoding MGMT family protein, coding for MKSPSHNDFFEQVYAVVRLIPHGRVTSYGAIAKYLGAARSSRMVGWAMNASHSMPDVPAHRVVNRLGLLTGKMHFSTPYEMQERLEQEGVEVKNDQVQQFDRKFWDPQRELEL
- a CDS encoding NifU family protein; amino-acid sequence: MSLTEEKVLRALAQIRPFLEKDGGDISLVEITPEMVVRVKLHGACETCTMSNMTLRAGVEENIRNLAPEVVRVEAVETV
- the trmB gene encoding tRNA (guanosine(46)-N7)-methyltransferase TrmB, translated to MGKRKLQHFAENKTFRHVIEPTSDEMLNDRFALKGKWGEEFFGNTHPIVLELGCGKGEYSVGMGRRYPEKNFIGVDIKGARIWRGAKTVQEDAIPNVAFLRTRIDFITSAFGPEEVSEIWLTFSDPMIGQSENRRLTSRIFVERYLKILRPGGVIHLKSDSDFLTEYTLEQTEEHGYRLLEVSRDVYGEMERFNPELQQLLNIRTHYEKKWLAEGKKINYCAFVP
- a CDS encoding iron-sulfur cluster carrier protein ApbC, with product MEVTRENLLNALSKVLEPDLKKDIVELNLVKDISVDGNKVSFTVMVNNPAMHSRKRMEEACAFAVQRAFGKEVVAAVRAEALPVNRDAALRKVLPGVTNIIAVASGKGGVGKSTITSNLAVGLAARGYKVGLIDADIYGPSMPLMLDVQHERPRTIEKDGKTYIAPIETYGVKVLSIGFFAEINQAIVWRGPMATKALNQMINDVWWGDLDFMILDLPPGTGDVHLTLVSGLPLSGAVIVSTPQEVALADARKGVDMFQLDSIKVPVLGIVENMAYFIPPDMPDRKYYIFGQGGARALAEDMGLPFLGEIPLVQSIREAGDVGRPAVLQENTPVATAFDAFIDQFMVQLEHRNKHLEPTLLVQDKFTPQ
- a CDS encoding phenylalanine--tRNA ligase subunit beta; translated protein: LVNMLEAVTLNRNHKNPDLQLFEFGQVYHREGDKTRESFNLALVMTGRRFPESWNNPGDEVSYFELRNMLDMFFQRLGLAQRCRFTHEPADYLAEGQSVLLDGQNLGYIGRVKGDICARFDIDQAVFFAELNWSMLLSKVGDGKVKVQPIPKFPVVRRDFSLLLDTAITFEQIEQLARKTEKKLLRAVELFDVYEGKNLPEGKKSYAVRFLLRSDERTLTDEIVDGIMERIRMGLENELGASLR